One window of Saccharopolyspora phatthalungensis genomic DNA carries:
- a CDS encoding substrate-binding domain-containing protein translates to MRETTKSLVAVTCAAVALIAAGCGTTSENTGQVRAQDPTKNCHGPNGKYTIGMSQANLAEPYRVRMDDDIRQAAGKVPQFEVQFADAAKDNSKQVSDVENFITKQVDLLMISPNEAAPLTDVVKKAYNKGIPVVVLDRKIDGDAFSTYIGADNVQIGRQAGEYFRNTVLPQGGKIVQIKGLSGSTPAAEREQGFKDGIQGSPIEIVATADGEWERSVGQQKMDALLKAHPDIQAVYAQNDPMAEGAYLAAQAANRNDLKFVGIDGLPIPSGGIKAVEEGRLQATNLYPTGGAEAVEAAKKLLVDCQPVPKSQTLQTQLVTKDNAAEIYARLNQG, encoded by the coding sequence ATGCGCGAGACAACTAAGTCCTTGGTTGCAGTCACGTGCGCCGCGGTCGCGTTGATCGCCGCCGGTTGCGGTACGACCAGCGAGAACACCGGACAGGTGCGGGCCCAGGATCCGACCAAGAACTGCCACGGCCCGAACGGCAAGTACACCATCGGGATGAGCCAGGCCAACCTCGCCGAGCCGTACCGGGTCCGGATGGACGACGACATCCGCCAGGCGGCCGGGAAGGTGCCGCAGTTCGAGGTTCAGTTCGCCGACGCGGCCAAGGACAACTCCAAGCAGGTCAGTGACGTGGAGAACTTCATCACCAAGCAGGTCGACCTGCTGATGATCTCGCCCAACGAGGCGGCGCCGCTGACCGATGTGGTCAAGAAGGCCTACAACAAGGGAATTCCGGTCGTGGTGCTGGACCGCAAGATCGATGGGGACGCCTTCTCCACCTACATCGGCGCCGACAACGTCCAGATCGGTCGGCAGGCCGGCGAGTACTTCAGGAACACGGTGCTGCCGCAGGGCGGCAAGATCGTGCAGATCAAGGGCCTGTCCGGCTCGACCCCGGCCGCGGAGCGGGAGCAGGGCTTCAAGGACGGCATCCAGGGTTCGCCGATCGAGATCGTGGCCACCGCCGACGGCGAGTGGGAGCGGTCGGTCGGGCAGCAGAAGATGGACGCCCTGCTCAAGGCACATCCGGACATCCAGGCCGTCTACGCGCAGAACGACCCGATGGCCGAGGGCGCGTACCTGGCCGCTCAGGCCGCCAATCGCAATGACCTGAAGTTCGTCGGCATCGACGGGCTGCCCATCCCGTCCGGCGGTATCAAGGCGGTCGAGGAGGGCCGGTTGCAGGCCACCAACCTGTACCCGACCGGCGGCGCGGAAGCGGTCGAGGCGGCCAAGAAGCTGCTGGTCGATTGCCAGCCGGTGCCCAAGTCGCAGACCTTGCAGACCCAACTGGTCACCAAGGACAACGCCGCCGAGATCTACGCCCGGCTGAACCAGGGTTGA
- a CDS encoding ABC transporter permease: MSNQTKDRPAEPGGSVAAPARRANTVETLFRFQSFFGLVAVFVAAVIFSPRNNGQILFLSSDNLFNIVRAVSEIGIIAIGLTFVILIGGIDLSVGSVLGLAAVGSAVLMVDDDFGVWATVALVLLAGIVFGLSQGAAVALLGVQAFIVTLAGLQIARGLARMWSGGETVQISYGDGPGQAPMLFSLLGERTFGGVVPIPALIFAVVAVVAILFLRGSAYSRHLYAIGGNEKAARLSGVPVNRVKIIAFGIAGFCAALAGIVHAGQLNAGSPNDGIAYELDGIAAVVVGGTSLAGGRGSVIGTIAGALLLGILNNILSLNSVNTDLQLLIKGLVIVAAAALQRLRPTS; this comes from the coding sequence GTGAGCAACCAGACGAAAGACCGGCCCGCGGAACCCGGCGGATCGGTGGCCGCCCCGGCCAGGCGGGCGAACACGGTCGAGACGCTGTTCCGGTTCCAGAGCTTCTTCGGACTGGTCGCGGTGTTCGTGGCGGCGGTGATCTTCTCGCCCCGCAACAACGGGCAGATCCTTTTTTTGAGCAGCGACAACCTTTTCAACATCGTGCGTGCGGTCTCCGAGATCGGGATCATCGCCATCGGGCTCACCTTCGTGATCTTGATCGGCGGCATCGACCTGTCGGTCGGCTCGGTGCTCGGGCTGGCCGCGGTGGGGTCGGCCGTGCTGATGGTCGATGACGACTTCGGCGTGTGGGCAACGGTCGCGCTGGTGCTGCTCGCGGGCATCGTCTTCGGCCTGTCGCAGGGCGCCGCGGTGGCCCTGCTCGGGGTGCAGGCCTTCATCGTCACGCTGGCCGGCTTGCAGATCGCCCGGGGTCTGGCGCGCATGTGGTCCGGCGGCGAGACGGTACAGATCTCCTACGGCGACGGTCCGGGGCAGGCGCCGATGCTGTTCTCCCTGCTCGGGGAACGCACTTTCGGCGGTGTGGTGCCGATTCCGGCGCTGATCTTCGCGGTGGTGGCCGTCGTGGCGATCCTGTTCCTGCGCGGCAGCGCCTACTCCCGGCACCTCTACGCCATCGGCGGAAACGAGAAGGCCGCCCGGCTCTCGGGTGTGCCGGTGAACCGGGTCAAGATCATCGCCTTCGGCATCGCCGGATTCTGCGCCGCGTTGGCCGGCATCGTGCACGCCGGCCAGCTCAACGCGGGCAGCCCGAACGACGGAATCGCTTACGAGCTCGACGGAATCGCCGCGGTGGTGGTCGGCGGTACCAGCCTGGCCGGCGGTCGGGGCTCGGTGATCGGCACCATCGCGGGTGCCTTGTTGCTCGGAATCCTCAACAACATCCTCAGCCTGAACAGCGTCAACACCGATCTGCAGCTACTGATCAAGGGGTTGGTGATCGTCGCGGCGGCGGCACTGCAGCGCTTGCGTCCAACGTCCTGA